Proteins encoded within one genomic window of Kibdelosporangium phytohabitans:
- the manA gene encoding mannose-6-phosphate isomerase, class I has translation MELLRNAVRPYAWGSRTTIAELLGRPVPAPHPEAELWMGAHPGDPSRVESGQSLLELVDADPIGQLGTQCADRWGNRLPFLLKILAAEEALSMQAHPSAEQAREGHEREEAAGIARDAKNRNYPDPTAKPELICALTEFHALAGFRDPHETVRLLRTLETPGLAPYTSLLEGQPDSAGLRALFTTWITLPQTSLDVLLPELLDACVLHVKEHGEYDLVCRTILELGEAHEGDAGVLAALLLNRIVLAPGEAIYLPAGNLHTYLHGTGVEILANSDNILRGGLTPKHVDVPELLRVLDFSCGEMPVLSGTPVAARMWQYPTPAPEFELSRLEWSKDEREPVELVCRGPQILVCTAGAVRLLEADGNKVELGRGQSAWLPACNPDVQVIPVEGAPAQVFRATAGD, from the coding sequence GTGGAGTTGCTGCGCAACGCTGTGCGGCCCTACGCGTGGGGGTCGCGCACGACCATCGCCGAGCTGCTGGGGCGGCCGGTACCGGCGCCGCACCCCGAGGCGGAGCTGTGGATGGGCGCGCACCCCGGCGACCCGTCACGCGTCGAAAGCGGCCAGTCACTGCTCGAACTCGTCGACGCCGATCCAATTGGCCAGCTCGGCACCCAGTGCGCGGACCGCTGGGGCAACCGGCTGCCGTTCCTGCTCAAGATCCTCGCCGCCGAAGAGGCGCTGAGCATGCAGGCCCACCCGTCGGCCGAGCAGGCCCGCGAGGGCCACGAGCGCGAAGAAGCCGCCGGGATCGCCAGGGACGCCAAGAACCGCAACTACCCGGACCCGACGGCCAAGCCGGAGCTGATCTGCGCGCTGACGGAGTTCCACGCGCTCGCGGGCTTCCGCGACCCGCACGAGACCGTCCGCCTGCTGCGCACCCTGGAGACACCGGGTCTCGCGCCGTACACGTCGTTGCTGGAGGGCCAGCCGGACTCCGCCGGGCTGCGCGCGCTGTTCACGACGTGGATCACGCTGCCGCAGACCTCGCTGGACGTGCTGCTGCCGGAACTGCTGGACGCCTGCGTGCTGCACGTGAAGGAACACGGCGAGTACGACCTGGTCTGCCGCACGATCCTGGAGCTCGGCGAGGCCCACGAGGGCGACGCGGGCGTGCTGGCGGCGTTGCTGCTCAACCGCATCGTGCTCGCCCCCGGCGAGGCGATCTACCTGCCCGCGGGCAACCTGCACACGTACCTGCACGGCACCGGCGTGGAGATCCTGGCCAACTCGGACAACATCCTGCGCGGCGGCCTGACGCCCAAGCACGTCGACGTGCCGGAACTGTTGCGCGTGCTGGACTTCAGCTGCGGTGAGATGCCCGTGCTGAGCGGTACGCCGGTCGCGGCGCGGATGTGGCAGTACCCGACGCCCGCACCGGAGTTCGAGCTGTCCAGGCTGGAGTGGAGCAAGGACGAACGCGAACCGGTCGAGCTGGTCTGCCGGGGCCCGCAGATCCTCGTGTGCACGGCGGGAGCCGTGCGGCTGCTGGAGGCGGACGGCAACAAGGTCGAGCTCGGCAGGGGCCAGTCGGCGTGGTTGCCCGCGTGCAACCCCGACGTCCAGGTCATCCCGGTGGAGGGCGCGCCTGCCCAGGTGTTCCGGGCCACCGCGGGCGACTGA
- a CDS encoding Trm112 family protein, with protein sequence MAVQLDPQLLDILACPSEDHAALRPGTPDDPDADVLTCTSCGRQYPVTDGIPVLLLDEATRPESQTADE encoded by the coding sequence GTGGCCGTACAGCTCGACCCGCAGTTGCTCGACATCCTCGCCTGCCCGTCCGAAGACCACGCGGCGCTGCGCCCCGGCACCCCGGACGACCCGGACGCCGACGTGCTCACGTGCACCTCGTGCGGTCGCCAGTACCCGGTGACCGACGGCATCCCGGTGCTGCTGCTGGACGAGGCCACGCGACCGGAATCACAGACCGCGGACGAGTGA